Proteins encoded together in one Mus musculus strain C57BL/6J chromosome 16, GRCm38.p6 C57BL/6J window:
- the Cd86 gene encoding T-lymphocyte activation antigen CD86 precursor, giving the protein MDPRCTMGLAILIFVTVLLISDAVSVETQAYFNGTAYLPCPFTKAQNISLSELVVFWQDQQKLVLYEHYLGTEKLDSVNAKYLGRTSFDRNNWTLRLHNVQIKDMGSYDCFIQKKPPTGSIILQQTLTELSVIANFSEPEIKLAQNVTGNSGINLTCTSKQGHPKPKKMYFLITNSTNEYGDNMQISQDNVTELFSISNSLSLSFPDGVWHMTVVCVLETESMKISSKPLNFTQEFPSPQTYWKEITASVTVALLLVMLLIIVCHKKPNQPSRPSNTASKLERDSNADRETINLKELEPQIASAKPNAE; this is encoded by the exons CACCATGGGCTTGGCAATCCTTATCTTTGTGACAGTCTTGCTGATCTCAG ATGCTGTTTCCGTGGAGACGCAAGCTTATTTCAATGGGACTGCATATCTGCCGTGCCCATTTACAAAGGCTCAAAACATAAGCCTGAGTGAGCTGGTAGTATTTTGGCAGGACCAGCAAAAGTTGGTTCTGTACGAGCACTATTTGGGCACAGAGAAACTTGATAGTGTGAATGCCAAGTACCTGGGCCGCACGAGCTTTGACAGGAACAACTGGACTCTACGACTTCACAATGTTCAGATCAAGGACATGGGCTCGTATGATTGTTTTATACAAAAAAAGCCACCCACAGGATCAATTATCCTCCAACAGACATTAACAGAACTGTCAGTGATCG CCAACTTCAGTGAACCTGAAATAAAACTGGCTCAGAATGTAACAGGAAATTCTGGCATAAATTTGACCTGCACGTCTAAGCAAGGTCACCCGAAACCTAagaagatgtattttctgataacTAATTCAACTAATGAGTATGGTGATAACATGCAGATATCACAAGATAATGTCACAGAACTGTTCAGTATCTCCAACAGCCTCTCTCTTTCATTCCCGGATGGTGTGTGGCATATGACCGTTGTGTGTGTTCTGGAAACGGAGTCAATGAAGATTTCCTCCAAACCTCTCAATTTCA CTCAAGAGTTTCCATCTCCTCAAACGTATTGGAAGGAGATTACAGCTTCAGTTACTGTGGCCCTCCTCCTTGTGATGCTGCTCATCATTGTATGTCACAAGAAGCCGAATCAGCCTAGCAG GCCCAGCAACACAGCCTCTAAGTTAGAGCGGGATAGTAACGCTGACAGAGAGACTATCAACCTGAAGGAACTTGAACCCCAAATTGCTTCAGCA AAACCAAATGCAGAGTGA
- the Cd86 gene encoding T-lymphocyte activation antigen CD86 isoform X1 codes for MYVIKTCATCTMGLAILIFVTVLLISDAVSVETQAYFNGTAYLPCPFTKAQNISLSELVVFWQDQQKLVLYEHYLGTEKLDSVNAKYLGRTSFDRNNWTLRLHNVQIKDMGSYDCFIQKKPPTGSIILQQTLTELSVIANFSEPEIKLAQNVTGNSGINLTCTSKQGHPKPKKMYFLITNSTNEYGDNMQISQDNVTELFSISNSLSLSFPDGVWHMTVVCVLETESMKISSKPLNFTQEFPSPQTYWKEITASVTVALLLVMLLIIVCHKKPNQPSRPSNTASKLERDSNADRETINLKELEPQIASAKPNAE; via the exons CACCATGGGCTTGGCAATCCTTATCTTTGTGACAGTCTTGCTGATCTCAG ATGCTGTTTCCGTGGAGACGCAAGCTTATTTCAATGGGACTGCATATCTGCCGTGCCCATTTACAAAGGCTCAAAACATAAGCCTGAGTGAGCTGGTAGTATTTTGGCAGGACCAGCAAAAGTTGGTTCTGTACGAGCACTATTTGGGCACAGAGAAACTTGATAGTGTGAATGCCAAGTACCTGGGCCGCACGAGCTTTGACAGGAACAACTGGACTCTACGACTTCACAATGTTCAGATCAAGGACATGGGCTCGTATGATTGTTTTATACAAAAAAAGCCACCCACAGGATCAATTATCCTCCAACAGACATTAACAGAACTGTCAGTGATCG CCAACTTCAGTGAACCTGAAATAAAACTGGCTCAGAATGTAACAGGAAATTCTGGCATAAATTTGACCTGCACGTCTAAGCAAGGTCACCCGAAACCTAagaagatgtattttctgataacTAATTCAACTAATGAGTATGGTGATAACATGCAGATATCACAAGATAATGTCACAGAACTGTTCAGTATCTCCAACAGCCTCTCTCTTTCATTCCCGGATGGTGTGTGGCATATGACCGTTGTGTGTGTTCTGGAAACGGAGTCAATGAAGATTTCCTCCAAACCTCTCAATTTCA CTCAAGAGTTTCCATCTCCTCAAACGTATTGGAAGGAGATTACAGCTTCAGTTACTGTGGCCCTCCTCCTTGTGATGCTGCTCATCATTGTATGTCACAAGAAGCCGAATCAGCCTAGCAG GCCCAGCAACACAGCCTCTAAGTTAGAGCGGGATAGTAACGCTGACAGAGAGACTATCAACCTGAAGGAACTTGAACCCCAAATTGCTTCAGCA AAACCAAATGCAGAGTGA
- the Cd86 gene encoding T-lymphocyte activation antigen CD86 isoform X2, with the protein MGLAILIFVTVLLISDAVSVETQAYFNGTAYLPCPFTKAQNISLSELVVFWQDQQKLVLYEHYLGTEKLDSVNAKYLGRTSFDRNNWTLRLHNVQIKDMGSYDCFIQKKPPTGSIILQQTLTELSVIANFSEPEIKLAQNVTGNSGINLTCTSKQGHPKPKKMYFLITNSTNEYGDNMQISQDNVTELFSISNSLSLSFPDGVWHMTVVCVLETESMKISSKPLNFTQEFPSPQTYWKEITASVTVALLLVMLLIIVCHKKPNQPSRPSNTASKLERDSNADRETINLKELEPQIASAKPNAE; encoded by the exons ATGGGCTTGGCAATCCTTATCTTTGTGACAGTCTTGCTGATCTCAG ATGCTGTTTCCGTGGAGACGCAAGCTTATTTCAATGGGACTGCATATCTGCCGTGCCCATTTACAAAGGCTCAAAACATAAGCCTGAGTGAGCTGGTAGTATTTTGGCAGGACCAGCAAAAGTTGGTTCTGTACGAGCACTATTTGGGCACAGAGAAACTTGATAGTGTGAATGCCAAGTACCTGGGCCGCACGAGCTTTGACAGGAACAACTGGACTCTACGACTTCACAATGTTCAGATCAAGGACATGGGCTCGTATGATTGTTTTATACAAAAAAAGCCACCCACAGGATCAATTATCCTCCAACAGACATTAACAGAACTGTCAGTGATCG CCAACTTCAGTGAACCTGAAATAAAACTGGCTCAGAATGTAACAGGAAATTCTGGCATAAATTTGACCTGCACGTCTAAGCAAGGTCACCCGAAACCTAagaagatgtattttctgataacTAATTCAACTAATGAGTATGGTGATAACATGCAGATATCACAAGATAATGTCACAGAACTGTTCAGTATCTCCAACAGCCTCTCTCTTTCATTCCCGGATGGTGTGTGGCATATGACCGTTGTGTGTGTTCTGGAAACGGAGTCAATGAAGATTTCCTCCAAACCTCTCAATTTCA CTCAAGAGTTTCCATCTCCTCAAACGTATTGGAAGGAGATTACAGCTTCAGTTACTGTGGCCCTCCTCCTTGTGATGCTGCTCATCATTGTATGTCACAAGAAGCCGAATCAGCCTAGCAG GCCCAGCAACACAGCCTCTAAGTTAGAGCGGGATAGTAACGCTGACAGAGAGACTATCAACCTGAAGGAACTTGAACCCCAAATTGCTTCAGCA AAACCAAATGCAGAGTGA